From a single Planctellipticum variicoloris genomic region:
- a CDS encoding TfoX/Sxy family protein, producing the protein MAYNVALAARVRTLVAPRRGIVEKSMFGGAAFLLNGHVGVGVWKEYLVVRLGVHQAEDALKVAGIKPFDITGRPMKGWVMIEIGALDNDEELAEWVEKAIRLVRTLPPKRTQPPID; encoded by the coding sequence ATGGCCTACAACGTGGCCCTCGCCGCACGAGTTCGAACGCTCGTCGCCCCCCGCCGGGGGATTGTCGAGAAATCCATGTTCGGCGGCGCAGCCTTCCTCTTGAACGGCCACGTCGGCGTCGGCGTCTGGAAGGAGTATCTGGTTGTCCGCCTGGGGGTCCACCAGGCCGAGGACGCCTTAAAGGTCGCGGGGATCAAGCCTTTCGATATCACGGGACGCCCCATGAAAGGCTGGGTCATGATCGAGATCGGCGCTCTCGACAACGACGAAGAACTCGCCGAGTGGGTCGAAAAGGCCATCCGGCTCGTCCGGACGCTTCCTCCGAAGCGAACGCAGCCGCCGATCGACTGA
- the fliM gene encoding flagellar motor switch protein FliM has product MGDVLSQSEVESLLAALDPHTSQGPSAKPQRRVDSNIQLSLYDFKRPERVSKEQMRAFQALHEGFSREFGAALSGMLRAIVEVKLISVDQLTYSEFVFSLENPTCFNLLQADELDGHLILDLNPSIIFPIIDRLLGGGKQSASYDFPNRPLTEIELQLVSRITTLAIQGLENAWANVAKLKLRVSQVESNPQLVQIVPPNEVVVLVSFEISMGESRGIMNLCIPFNTIEPLSGKLSTDSWSAYTRKQLDPRQKLNLETGLARAAVRLVIHLAGTKISTGELAGLEIGDVIMTETGANSAAQILVEGTPMFEAFPGVLKGHKAVRVGQQLMKPRELIERQLGVAAPVTPPKK; this is encoded by the coding sequence ATGGGCGACGTCCTGAGTCAGTCCGAAGTCGAGTCGCTGCTGGCAGCGCTTGATCCTCATACCTCGCAGGGACCCTCTGCGAAGCCGCAGCGTCGCGTCGATTCCAATATCCAGCTCAGCCTTTACGATTTCAAACGTCCGGAACGTGTCAGCAAGGAGCAGATGCGGGCCTTTCAGGCCCTGCACGAAGGATTCAGTCGCGAGTTCGGCGCGGCTCTCAGCGGCATGCTGCGCGCCATCGTCGAAGTCAAACTGATCAGCGTCGACCAGCTCACGTACAGCGAGTTCGTGTTCAGCCTGGAAAACCCGACCTGCTTCAATCTGCTGCAGGCGGACGAACTCGACGGCCATCTGATCCTCGATCTCAACCCCTCGATCATTTTTCCGATCATCGACCGGTTGCTGGGGGGCGGAAAGCAGTCCGCCAGTTACGACTTTCCAAACCGACCGCTGACGGAAATCGAGCTGCAGCTCGTTTCGCGGATCACCACGCTCGCCATTCAGGGACTGGAGAACGCCTGGGCGAACGTGGCGAAATTGAAGCTCCGCGTCAGCCAGGTCGAAAGTAATCCGCAGCTCGTGCAGATCGTTCCGCCGAACGAAGTCGTCGTCCTCGTCAGCTTTGAAATCAGCATGGGCGAGTCTCGCGGGATCATGAATCTCTGCATTCCGTTCAATACGATCGAGCCTCTGTCGGGCAAGCTGTCGACCGATTCCTGGTCGGCCTATACCCGTAAGCAGCTCGACCCTCGCCAGAAACTGAATCTCGAAACCGGCCTGGCCCGCGCCGCCGTGCGGCTCGTCATCCACCTCGCGGGAACAAAGATCTCGACGGGAGAACTTGCAGGTCTGGAAATCGGCGACGTCATCATGACGGAGACCGGCGCGAATTCGGCCGCGCAGATTCTCGTCGAAGGGACGCCGATGTTTGAGGCGTTTCCCGGCGTGCTCAAAGGCCACAAGGCGGTCCGGGTCGGTCAGCAGCTCATGAAGCCCCGCGAACTGATCGAGCGGCAGCTTGGAGTGGCGGCGCCCGTGACGCCGCCAAAGAAGTAG
- a CDS encoding glutamate-5-semialdehyde dehydrogenase gives MSDWQQYARTLGDKARCAARVLATVTGAQKRVWLEHAADQLVVRAGEIVAENSKDLARAPEYGLSSAAVDRLTLSRPRVEGMAAALREVLLLPDPVGQVLDGEIRPNGLSVSRIRVPLGVVFFIYESRPNVTVDAAALCVKSGNAVILRGGKEALHSNLALYRVLSDSLAAVGLPADAVQLVNTADREVVGELLKLSDKIDVTIPRGGKSLIERVAAEARMPVIKHFDGVCHVYVDASADVEMAVGILRNSKCQRPGVCNAAECVLVHREIADRFWAVAGPMLKGENVEVRGCPETVRRFPSARAATEADYRTEYLDLVLSAKVVDSLEAAMQHIEEYGSHHTESIVTNSQSATERFLAAVDSAAVIVNASTRFNDGGELGLGAEIGISTDKFHARGPCGLRELTSYKWIVRGSGQVRE, from the coding sequence ATGTCCGACTGGCAGCAGTACGCCCGTACCCTGGGCGACAAGGCACGATGCGCAGCGCGAGTCCTCGCGACCGTAACCGGTGCGCAGAAGCGGGTATGGCTGGAGCATGCGGCCGACCAGCTCGTTGTTCGCGCCGGCGAGATTGTGGCGGAGAACTCCAAGGATCTAGCGCGCGCTCCCGAGTACGGCTTGTCGTCGGCCGCCGTTGACCGATTGACACTGAGTCGACCGCGCGTGGAAGGGATGGCTGCCGCGCTCCGCGAAGTTCTGCTCCTGCCGGATCCCGTCGGACAGGTGCTCGATGGCGAGATTCGCCCGAACGGACTGTCGGTCTCTCGCATCCGTGTCCCGCTGGGGGTGGTGTTCTTCATTTACGAGAGCCGGCCCAACGTCACTGTTGATGCCGCGGCGTTGTGCGTGAAGAGCGGCAATGCCGTCATCCTGCGCGGAGGCAAAGAAGCCCTGCACAGCAATCTGGCGCTGTACCGCGTGTTGAGCGACTCGCTTGCAGCGGTCGGACTGCCGGCTGACGCCGTGCAACTCGTCAATACGGCCGATCGCGAAGTTGTCGGCGAACTGCTGAAATTGAGCGACAAAATCGACGTGACGATTCCCCGCGGCGGCAAGTCGCTGATTGAACGCGTCGCCGCGGAAGCCCGGATGCCGGTGATTAAACACTTCGACGGCGTGTGCCACGTTTACGTCGACGCATCCGCCGATGTCGAGATGGCCGTCGGAATTCTCCGCAATTCCAAGTGCCAGCGTCCCGGCGTCTGCAACGCCGCGGAGTGCGTCCTGGTGCACCGCGAGATCGCGGATCGCTTCTGGGCCGTTGCCGGGCCGATGTTGAAGGGAGAGAACGTCGAAGTCCGCGGTTGCCCGGAAACCGTCCGTCGGTTTCCGTCGGCTCGAGCGGCGACCGAGGCCGACTATCGGACCGAGTACCTGGATCTGGTTCTCTCTGCCAAGGTTGTGGACAGTCTTGAGGCCGCAATGCAGCACATTGAGGAATATGGCTCGCATCATACCGAGTCGATCGTCACCAATTCTCAGTCGGCGACAGAGCGCTTCCTTGCGGCGGTCGATTCTGCGGCAGTCATCGTCAACGCAAGCACACGGTTCAATGACGGAGGCGAATTGGGTCTCGGGGCGGAGATCGGGATCAGTACGGATAAGTTTCACGCCCGCGGACCGTGCGGTCTGCGGGAGCTGACGAGCTATAAATGGATCGTACGCGGCAGCGGTCAGGTGCGGGAATAG
- the hisI gene encoding phosphoribosyl-AMP cyclohydrolase, translating to MADGPDFSKCDLIPVIAQDAGNGDVLMLAYMNREAYEETLRTGRVVYFSRSRQKLWRKGEESGNVQELKAIYFDCDADTLLVKVHQIGGAACHEGYRSCFFRQIDPQSGAVTVQGDRVFDPKAVYKK from the coding sequence GTGGCTGACGGACCTGACTTTTCAAAGTGTGACCTGATCCCTGTGATCGCCCAGGACGCCGGTAACGGCGATGTCCTAATGCTCGCCTACATGAATCGCGAAGCGTACGAAGAGACGCTCCGGACCGGACGCGTCGTCTACTTCAGCCGAAGTCGACAGAAGCTCTGGCGCAAGGGTGAAGAAAGCGGCAACGTCCAGGAACTGAAGGCGATTTACTTCGACTGCGACGCCGACACGCTGCTGGTCAAAGTCCACCAGATCGGCGGCGCCGCCTGCCACGAAGGATATCGAAGCTGCTTCTTCCGCCAGATCGACCCTCAATCCGGCGCCGTCACCGTGCAAGGGGACCGGGTCTTCGATCCCAAGGCGGTTTACAAGAAATAG
- the hisG gene encoding ATP phosphoribosyltransferase encodes MSDKLIKLGIPAGSLQEATAELFKKAGYTIKFPSRSYYPEIDDPEIECLLIRAQEMARYVEQGILDAGITGHDWVLESEADVHEICEMVFSKVSRRPVRWVLCVPNDSPVKSVKDLEGKRIATEAVGLTKRYLAKHGVNATVEFSWGATEVKPPRLADAIVEVTETGSSLRANDLRIVEEVLQSTTRFIANQDSWKSEAKRAKLENISLMLRSCLAAEGKVGLMMNVHRKDLQAVLATLPALQKPTVSGLSDPDWVDVNTILDEAQVRTIIPKLKIAGACGIVEYAINKIID; translated from the coding sequence ATGAGCGACAAGTTGATCAAGCTGGGAATTCCCGCCGGCAGTCTGCAGGAAGCGACCGCGGAGCTGTTCAAGAAGGCGGGGTACACGATCAAGTTCCCGTCGCGGTCGTACTACCCCGAAATCGACGACCCCGAAATCGAGTGCCTGCTGATCCGCGCCCAGGAAATGGCCCGCTATGTCGAACAGGGGATCCTGGACGCCGGGATCACCGGGCACGACTGGGTCCTGGAATCCGAAGCCGACGTCCACGAAATCTGCGAGATGGTCTTCTCCAAGGTCAGCCGGCGGCCGGTCCGCTGGGTCCTCTGCGTCCCCAACGACTCCCCGGTCAAGTCCGTCAAGGATCTTGAAGGGAAACGGATCGCGACCGAAGCGGTCGGTCTGACGAAGCGCTATCTCGCGAAACACGGCGTCAACGCCACGGTCGAGTTCTCCTGGGGCGCTACGGAAGTCAAACCGCCGCGGCTGGCCGACGCCATCGTGGAAGTCACCGAGACCGGCAGCTCGCTGCGGGCCAATGACCTCCGGATCGTCGAAGAAGTCCTGCAGAGCACGACTCGCTTCATTGCGAATCAGGACTCCTGGAAGAGCGAAGCCAAGCGAGCCAAACTGGAGAACATCTCGCTGATGCTCCGCTCGTGCCTCGCCGCCGAAGGCAAGGTCGGCCTGATGATGAACGTCCACCGGAAAGACCTGCAGGCCGTCCTGGCGACTCTTCCCGCCCTGCAGAAGCCAACGGTCTCGGGACTGTCCGATCCCGACTGGGTCGACGTCAACACCATCCTCGACGAAGCCCAGGTCCGCACGATTATCCCGAAACTCAAAATCGCCGGCGCCTGCGGCATCGTCGAATACGCAATCAATAAGATTATCGACTGA
- a CDS encoding DUF6800 family protein has product MPRIERDRELARSRKRKVQLKKFTARYAKATSHADKEVIAAKVRRMSPFFNLEERAAELKDAQKAK; this is encoded by the coding sequence ATGCCCCGTATCGAACGCGATCGCGAGCTTGCTCGCAGCCGGAAGCGCAAAGTTCAGTTGAAGAAGTTCACCGCCCGGTACGCAAAGGCCACCAGCCATGCGGACAAGGAAGTGATCGCGGCGAAGGTCCGCCGGATGAGCCCGTTCTTCAACCTGGAAGAGCGCGCCGCCGAGCTGAAGGACGCCCAGAAGGCGAAGTAG
- a CDS encoding aldo/keto reductase has protein sequence MTGSVFPRRRIGRTDLGVTPVAMGCWPIAGITSIDVTEADSLATVAAAVEAGINFFDTAYCYGYDGESERLVGRVLRPLRDQVVIATKGGIAWNEERKQVRDGRPATLLRQCDESLARLGVDVIDLHYLHGPDPSVPVAESAGAFRTLLDAGKIRSVGVSNFSLEQLREFHAECPISAFQPHYNMLQREIETAQLPWCIDNDVSTMVYWPLMKGLLAGKLPRDFQFDARDGRRKYPMFQGDEWEKNQDFLDRLRPIAAARNVSVAQVVVNWTIQRPGITVALCGAKRPDQIRDNAAAMNWMLSPAEIAAIDAAIAARGPVASRPAVR, from the coding sequence ATGACAGGCAGCGTTTTTCCACGCCGTCGAATCGGACGGACCGACCTCGGAGTCACGCCGGTCGCGATGGGCTGCTGGCCGATCGCCGGCATTACCAGCATCGACGTTACCGAGGCGGACAGCCTCGCCACCGTGGCGGCGGCCGTCGAGGCGGGAATCAACTTCTTCGACACGGCCTACTGCTACGGCTACGACGGCGAAAGCGAACGCCTGGTCGGCCGCGTGCTCCGCCCCCTGCGCGACCAGGTCGTCATCGCCACCAAGGGTGGCATCGCCTGGAACGAGGAAAGGAAGCAGGTCCGCGACGGCCGGCCGGCGACGCTGCTGCGACAGTGCGACGAAAGCCTCGCGCGGCTCGGCGTCGACGTCATCGATCTGCACTATCTGCACGGACCCGATCCGAGCGTTCCAGTGGCCGAGTCTGCCGGAGCCTTCCGCACGCTGCTGGACGCGGGCAAGATTCGCAGCGTCGGCGTTTCGAATTTTTCCCTGGAGCAGCTCCGGGAGTTCCACGCAGAGTGCCCGATCAGCGCCTTCCAGCCGCACTACAACATGCTGCAGCGCGAAATCGAAACCGCCCAGCTCCCCTGGTGCATCGACAACGACGTCTCGACGATGGTCTACTGGCCGCTGATGAAGGGGCTGCTCGCCGGTAAACTGCCGCGAGATTTTCAGTTCGACGCGCGCGACGGACGTCGGAAGTACCCGATGTTTCAGGGCGACGAGTGGGAGAAGAACCAGGATTTCCTCGACCGCCTGCGACCCATCGCCGCCGCAAGAAATGTCTCGGTGGCTCAGGTCGTGGTGAACTGGACCATTCAGCGCCCGGGGATCACGGTGGCGCTCTGCGGCGCCAAGCGTCCGGATCAGATCCGTGACAACGCGGCGGCAATGAACTGGATGTTGTCGCCCGCCGAGATCGCCGCCATCGACGCCGCCATTGCCGCGCGCGGCCCGGTCGCTTCCCGCCCGGCGGTCCGGTAG
- a CDS encoding helix-turn-helix domain-containing protein, whose translation MRTIFTTGQVAKICKVAPRTVSKWFDSGRLRGYRIPGSQDRRIPREHLIRFLKEHGMPLGELEDEAMGKLLLVGVESTVRLALTELMPPEDYKTEFAGSGFEAGIQAESLHPDCVVIDFGMGRHEATLIAQNLRKNNDYADAVLVALLNDEDTASGIDRSIFNETFRKPFDAALLAERIRTLVGRKKQLV comes from the coding sequence ATGAGAACGATCTTCACTACTGGCCAAGTAGCAAAGATCTGCAAAGTTGCTCCGCGCACCGTCAGCAAATGGTTTGACTCCGGACGGCTGCGTGGTTACCGAATCCCCGGATCGCAGGACCGTCGCATCCCGCGCGAACACCTGATCCGGTTCCTGAAGGAGCATGGTATGCCCCTTGGGGAACTTGAGGATGAGGCCATGGGCAAGTTGCTGCTGGTCGGCGTCGAGTCTACGGTGCGCCTTGCGCTCACCGAACTGATGCCGCCCGAAGACTACAAAACCGAGTTCGCCGGGAGCGGCTTTGAAGCCGGCATCCAGGCCGAATCGCTGCACCCCGATTGCGTGGTGATCGATTTCGGCATGGGCCGTCACGAAGCGACCCTGATCGCCCAGAACCTCCGCAAGAACAACGACTACGCGGATGCCGTTCTGGTCGCGCTGCTCAACGACGAAGATACCGCCAGCGGTATCGATCGTTCGATCTTCAACGAGACGTTCCGGAAGCCTTTCGACGCAGCCCTGCTCGCCGAACGCATCCGGACCCTCGTCGGTCGGAAAAAGCAGCTCGTCTGA
- a CDS encoding SDR family NAD(P)-dependent oxidoreductase, with product MWKLLADRWALVTGASAGIGAEFARQLAARGMHLVLVARRAELMEELAAELHAKHATRCEIIAADLSAAGEVERVVQELTKRGVTVDLLVNNAGFGVVGEVDQAEVPRLLELIRLNISALTELTYRLLPGMLARQFGAILNVASLSAFQPVAYMGVYAASKAYVLHLSEALASEVGGRGVLVCAVCPGVTRTAFFDLAGAPGWLQKHSSQTPEQVVRVGLHALGRGRWVIVPGWRNYFLTLLVRIASRRRVVKESMRFFRPRGRK from the coding sequence GTGTGGAAACTGCTCGCTGACCGTTGGGCCCTGGTAACAGGCGCCTCCGCCGGAATCGGAGCGGAGTTCGCCCGCCAGCTTGCTGCGCGAGGAATGCACCTCGTTCTTGTGGCTCGCCGAGCCGAGTTGATGGAAGAGCTGGCCGCGGAACTGCACGCAAAGCACGCCACACGTTGCGAGATCATTGCCGCGGATCTTTCGGCCGCAGGCGAAGTCGAGCGAGTCGTTCAGGAATTGACGAAACGGGGCGTCACCGTCGATCTGCTGGTGAATAATGCCGGTTTCGGCGTCGTCGGGGAGGTCGATCAGGCAGAGGTCCCTCGTCTGCTGGAACTGATCCGGCTCAATATCTCCGCCCTGACCGAACTGACCTATCGACTGCTGCCGGGCATGCTTGCGCGCCAGTTCGGGGCGATTCTGAACGTGGCGTCGCTGTCGGCCTTTCAGCCGGTCGCCTACATGGGGGTGTATGCGGCGAGCAAGGCGTACGTGCTGCATCTGAGCGAAGCGCTCGCCAGCGAAGTCGGAGGGCGGGGCGTCCTGGTCTGCGCAGTCTGTCCCGGCGTGACGCGCACGGCCTTTTTCGATCTGGCAGGGGCTCCGGGCTGGCTGCAGAAGCATTCGTCTCAGACCCCCGAACAGGTTGTCCGCGTCGGGCTCCATGCTCTTGGCCGCGGCCGCTGGGTGATTGTCCCAGGCTGGCGCAATTATTTTCTGACGCTGCTGGTCCGGATCGCTTCCCGTCGGCGGGTGGTGAAAGAATCGATGCGATTCTTCCGGCCGCGCGGCCGGAAGTAG
- a CDS encoding RrF2 family transcriptional regulator: MLSQTVEYALRAMVHLAASSREARTTDQIAEATHVPKAYLSKVLQSLVRAGLVHSQRGVGGGMTLVHTPDQVTILQVVNAVEPIQRIHTCPLGLSTHGKNLCPLHRRLDDAMAEVESAFANTRLSEVLAAPGASIPLCESAIDESPSPVGQAGEPG, encoded by the coding sequence ATGCTTTCACAAACGGTCGAATATGCACTCCGCGCGATGGTGCATCTCGCCGCCAGTTCTCGCGAAGCACGTACCACCGATCAGATCGCCGAAGCGACCCACGTCCCCAAGGCCTACCTGTCCAAGGTGCTGCAGAGCCTGGTCCGGGCCGGACTGGTCCATTCTCAGCGCGGCGTGGGGGGAGGCATGACGCTGGTTCACACTCCCGACCAGGTGACGATTCTGCAAGTCGTCAATGCCGTCGAGCCGATCCAGCGGATCCACACCTGCCCGCTCGGGCTGTCGACGCACGGGAAGAATCTCTGTCCGTTACACCGCCGGCTCGACGACGCCATGGCGGAAGTGGAAAGCGCTTTCGCCAATACGCGACTCTCCGAAGTCCTCGCCGCCCCGGGCGCCAGCATCCCGCTGTGTGAATCCGCGATCGATGAATCGCCGAGTCCCGTTGGACAGGCCGGCGAGCCCGGTTGA
- a CDS encoding DUF1559 domain-containing protein, whose amino-acid sequence MRRSRSRSGFTLIELLVVIAIIAILIALLLPAVQQAREAARRTQCKNNLKQIGLALHNYESTFGRLPPSMAISPTVTGNSSWSVHGRIMPYIDQANFYNKIDLQKGWSDPVNAAVVSGNRVPGYVCPSDAKSDLARTASGVSLYCTNYGFNFGTWFVYDPTTGQGGNGLFFPNSSVKFGDITDGLSNTLMASEVKSWQAYTRNAAPPSTVIPQNISDVLAAVAVGVTDRLQVATQDGTGHTEWANGHSHHSGFTTTMNPNLKVLFVYSGVTFDCDFASRQEGSSTTAASYSVVTSRSYHTGIVNSLLADGTVRSFSDNIDLQIWRGLGTRSGGEVLGEF is encoded by the coding sequence ATGCGCAGATCCCGTTCGCGATCCGGTTTCACCCTCATCGAGCTGCTGGTTGTCATTGCGATCATCGCGATCCTGATCGCACTGCTCCTGCCCGCGGTCCAGCAGGCCCGCGAAGCCGCCCGCCGAACGCAGTGCAAGAACAATCTGAAGCAGATCGGCCTGGCGCTGCACAACTACGAATCGACATTCGGCCGGCTCCCTCCGAGCATGGCGATCAGTCCGACCGTGACGGGGAACAGTTCCTGGTCGGTCCATGGTCGGATCATGCCCTACATCGACCAGGCCAACTTCTACAACAAAATTGACCTGCAGAAAGGCTGGTCGGACCCGGTCAACGCGGCGGTCGTGAGCGGCAATCGCGTTCCCGGCTACGTCTGCCCGTCGGACGCCAAAAGCGATCTGGCCCGAACCGCGTCGGGAGTCAGTCTCTACTGCACAAACTACGGGTTCAACTTCGGGACCTGGTTCGTCTACGACCCGACGACCGGCCAGGGGGGAAACGGGCTGTTCTTTCCCAACTCCTCGGTCAAGTTCGGCGATATCACTGACGGGTTGAGCAACACCCTGATGGCCAGCGAAGTGAAGTCCTGGCAGGCCTACACGCGAAATGCCGCTCCTCCTTCGACAGTCATTCCGCAGAACATCAGCGACGTGCTCGCGGCGGTCGCCGTCGGTGTCACCGACCGCCTGCAGGTCGCCACCCAGGATGGCACCGGCCACACGGAATGGGCCAACGGACATTCCCACCACAGCGGCTTTACGACGACGATGAACCCGAACCTGAAAGTCCTGTTCGTCTATTCCGGCGTCACGTTCGATTGCGACTTCGCTTCTCGCCAGGAGGGTTCCAGCACCACGGCCGCCAGTTATTCGGTCGTTACTTCCCGCAGCTATCACACGGGCATCGTCAACTCGCTACTGGCCGACGGGACAGTCCGATCGTTCAGTGACAATATCGATCTACAGATCTGGCGTGGCCTGGGCACTCGGTCTGGCGGAGAGGTTCTCGGGGAATTCTGA
- the ltrA gene encoding group II intron reverse transcriptase/maturase, which yields MSVEQQQGGEYQRTFNFEGAEEFLRPGQNGEDGIQPVRCEERQSLTALTPARALTASLMEEVTSRENLNRAYRRVLANKGAPGGDGMTVQHLKTWIAEHKTALIACLLDGTYQPQPVRGVEIPKPGGGVRQLGIPTVVDRLVQQAILQVLERLLDPTFSASSFGFRAGRGAHQALAQASRYVAEGRTIVVDLDLEKFFDRVNHDILMSRLARRIADPRLLRIIRRFLEAGLLQHGVCIERHEGTPQGGPLSPLLANLLLDDLDQELERRGHKFCRYADDCNIYVRSQAAGERVLSTVTQFLEGRLRLRVNPAKSAVAPVQERKFLGHRLLPDGTLTIAPKSLERAQDRVREITRRNRGVSLDQQIQELNSFLTGWVTYFRHAKARSALAELGGWVRRKLRCVRLKQRKRAKSITDFLHDLGVPWNRCWTTAASGKGWWRMAHTPAAQQGMSNAWFQSLGLVDPLERYLRLQH from the coding sequence ATGAGCGTGGAGCAGCAGCAAGGCGGAGAATACCAGCGGACCTTCAACTTCGAAGGTGCGGAGGAGTTTCTGCGCCCCGGCCAGAACGGCGAGGACGGCATCCAACCTGTTCGGTGCGAGGAGCGGCAATCGCTCACGGCGTTGACCCCAGCACGAGCCTTGACCGCAAGTCTGATGGAGGAGGTGACCAGCCGTGAGAATTTGAACCGAGCGTACCGCCGCGTGCTGGCGAACAAGGGGGCTCCGGGAGGGGACGGGATGACTGTCCAGCATCTGAAGACCTGGATCGCCGAACACAAGACGGCGCTCATTGCCTGTCTGTTGGACGGAACCTATCAACCACAACCGGTCCGTGGGGTGGAAATCCCGAAGCCCGGGGGCGGGGTGCGACAATTGGGCATCCCGACCGTGGTGGACCGTCTGGTGCAACAGGCCATCCTGCAAGTGTTGGAACGACTCCTGGACCCGACATTCTCAGCGTCAAGTTTTGGCTTTCGCGCGGGACGCGGGGCGCACCAGGCACTGGCGCAAGCCAGTCGCTATGTGGCGGAGGGCCGCACCATCGTGGTGGACCTCGACCTGGAGAAGTTCTTCGACCGCGTCAATCACGACATCCTGATGTCGCGTCTGGCTCGTCGGATTGCCGACCCGCGTCTACTGCGGATCATCCGCCGCTTCCTGGAAGCGGGGTTGCTGCAGCACGGCGTGTGTATCGAACGACACGAGGGGACGCCTCAAGGGGGACCGTTATCCCCCTTGCTGGCGAACCTGCTCCTGGACGATTTGGACCAGGAACTCGAACGGCGGGGACACAAGTTCTGTCGGTACGCCGACGACTGCAATATCTACGTGCGGTCGCAGGCAGCGGGAGAACGAGTGCTTTCGACAGTGACACAGTTCCTGGAAGGGCGCTTGCGACTGCGAGTCAATCCGGCGAAGAGTGCGGTGGCTCCCGTGCAGGAACGGAAGTTCCTGGGACATCGGCTCCTGCCCGACGGCACGCTGACCATCGCCCCGAAAAGTCTGGAGCGTGCGCAGGATCGCGTCCGCGAAATCACTCGTCGCAACCGAGGCGTCAGCCTTGACCAACAGATCCAGGAACTCAACTCCTTCCTGACAGGCTGGGTGACGTACTTTCGCCATGCGAAAGCGCGGTCCGCTCTGGCAGAACTGGGCGGTTGGGTTCGGCGGAAACTGCGGTGCGTGCGACTGAAACAGCGGAAGCGGGCCAAATCGATCACCGACTTCCTGCACGATCTGGGTGTTCCCTGGAACCGTTGCTGGACGACGGCGGCGAGCGGCAAAGGCTGGTGGCGGATGGCTCACACCCCCGCTGCCCAGCAAGGCATGAGCAACGCCTGGTTCCAATCTCTGGGACTGGTCGATCCTCTGGAAAGATACTTACGGCTCCAACATTAA